In Equus caballus isolate H_3958 breed thoroughbred chromosome 25, TB-T2T, whole genome shotgun sequence, one DNA window encodes the following:
- the KIF12 gene encoding kinesin-like protein KIF12 isoform X5 has translation MEVIVLTVRIKGEVLRGEGVPVPPSLAGIMQRTFAWLLDRVQHLGAPVTLQASYLEIYNEQVRDLLSLGAPRPLPVRWDKTRGFYVEQLQLVEFGSLGALMELLEMGLSRRRSSAHTLNQASSRSHALLTLYIGRQTQVPPVDPGEAPVGGKLCFVDLAGSEKVAATGSRGELMLEANSINRSLLALGHCISLLLDPQRKQSHIPFRDSKLTKLLADSLGGRGVTLMVACVSPSAQCLPETLSTLRYASRAQRVTTRPQAPKSPVAKQPQRLEMEILQLREENRRLRSQLGQRDPKTSGLSGSRVAWAQQNLYGMLQEFMLENERLRKEKSQLQSSWDLARDEQRVLAQQVHELERCLLSACSLYQPGPGTAPPCPCVMVPAPSCHALPPLCSCPCSHLCPLCRAPLGQWASPRRGLHLSQMLGPHAPGSVPLSARPPPCVPPCSPGSAKCQRERSHSDWIQTRVLADLLMEEEVVPSAPPLPMVPPNTSPVQRGGAAVPNLARRLEALRDQIGSSLRRGRSQPPASEGPRSPSRVLPPC, from the exons atggaggtgattGTACTGACGGTGAGAATTAAGGGAGAGGTTCTAAGG GGAGAGGGGGTGCCTGTCCCCCCCAGCCTGGCTGGCATCATGCAGAGGACCTTCGCCTGGCTGTTAGACCGCGTGCAACACCTGGGTGCCCCTGTCACCCTCCAGGCCTCCTACCTGGAGATCTACAATGAGCAG GTCCGAGACTTGCTGAGCCTGGGGGCTCCCCGGCCCCTCCCCGTTCGCTGGGACAAGACCCGGGGCTTCTATGTGGAGCAGCTGCAGCTGGTGGAGTTTGGGAGTCTGGGGGCCCTGATGGAGCTTCTGGAGATGG GTCTTAGCCGTCGGAGGAGCTCAGCTCACACCCTGAACCAGGCCTCCAGCCGAAGCCACGCACTACTCACACTCTACATCGGCCGCCAAACC CAGGTGCCTCCTGTGGACCCCGGGGAAGCCCCTGTTGGTGGGAAGCTGTGCTTCGTAGACCTGGCGGGCAGTGAGAAGGTGGCGGCCACAGGATCCCGCGGGGAGCTGATGCTTGAGGCCAACAGCATCAACCGCAGCCTGCTGGCCCTGG GTCACTGCATCTCCCTGCTGCTGGACCCACAGCGGAAGCAGAGCCACATCCCCTTCCGGGACAGCAAGCTCACCAAGCTGCTGGCGGACTCGCTGGGGGGGCGCGGGGTCACCCTCATG GTGGCCTGCGTGTCCCCCTCAGCCCAGTGCCTCCCCGAGACTCTCAGCACCCTGAGATACGCAAGCCGAGCCCAGCGGGTCACCACCCGACCACAGGCCCCCAAG TCGCCTGTGGCAAAGCAGCCCCAGCGTTTGGAGATGGAGATATTGCAGCTCCGGGAGGAGAACCGTCGCCTGCGGTCTCAACTGGGCCAAAGGGACCCCAAGA CCTCAGGGCTCAGTGGGAGCCGGGTGGCCTGGGCCCAGCAGAACCTCTACGGGATGCTCCAGGAGTTCATGCTGGAGAATGAGAGGCTCAG GAAAGAAAAGAGCCAGCTGCAGAGTAGCTGGGACCTGGCCCGGGATGAGCAGCGCGTCCTGGCCCAGCAGGTGCACGAGCTGGAGCG GTGCCTCCTGTCTGCCTGCTCCCTTTACCAGCCAGGCCCTGGCACAGCCCCACCGTGTCCCTGTGTGATGGTGCCAGCTCCCTCCTGCCAT GCCCTGCCacccctctgctcctgcccctgcAGCCACCTCTGCCCCCTGTGCAGAGCACCACTGGGCCAGTGGGCCAGCCCACGGAGGGGGCTCCACTTGTCCCAG ATGCTTGGCCCTCATGCCCCAGGCAGCGTGCCCCTGTCTGCCCGGCCCCCGCCCTGCGTGCCCCcctgcagccctggctctgccaaaTGCCAAAGAGAGAG GAGTCACAGCGACTGGATTCAGACCCGGGTCCTGGCGGACTTGCtgatggaggaggaggtggtaCCCTCTGCACCCCCCCTCCCCATGGTGCCCCCAAACACGTCGCCGGTGCagagag GTGGGGCTGCAGTCCCAAACCTGGCCCGGAGACTGGAGGCCCTCAGAGACCAAATCGGCAGCTCCCTGCGACGGGGCCGGAGCCAGCCGCCCGCCAGTGAGGGCCCACGGAGCCCTAGCCGGGTCCTCCCTCCCTGCTGA
- the KIF12 gene encoding kinesin-like protein KIF12 isoform X11 — MEERGSPDGDPARSLEQGPEGPDTPIQVVLRVRPMSAAELRRGEQSALHCSGTRTLQVSPPGGGPDVAFRFGAVLDGARTQEDVFRACGVRRLGELALRGFSCTVFTFGQTGSGKTYTLTGPPPQGEGVPVPPSLAGIMQRTFAWLLDRVQHLGAPVTLQASYLEIYNEQVRDLLSLGAPRPLPVRWDKTRGFYVEQLQLVEFGSLGALMELLEMGLSRRRSSAHTLNQASSRSHALLTLYIGRQTVPPVDPGEAPVGGKLCFVDLAGSEKVAATGSRGELMLEANSINRSLLALGHCISLLLDPQRKQSHIPFRDSKLTKLLADSLGGRGVTLMVACVSPSAQCLPETLSTLRYASRAQRVTTRPQAPKSPVAKQPQRLEMEILQLREENRRLRSQLGQRDPKTSGLSGSRVAWAQQNLYGMLQEFMLENERLRKEKSQLQSSWDLARDEQRVLAQQVHELERCLLSACSLYQPGPGTAPPCPCVMVPAPSCHALPPLCSCPCSHLCPLCRAPLGQWASPRRGLHLSQVGGTKVGLGEAGSAGDLGVRDRLSGGLRSSGCQAGSWGSHSDWIQTRVLADLLMEEEVVPSAPPLPMVPPNTSPVQRGGAAVPNLARRLEALRDQIGSSLRRGRSQPPASEGPRSPSRVLPPC, encoded by the exons ATGGAGGAACGCGGGTCCCCCGATGG GGACCCCGCGCGGAGCCTGGAGCAGGGCCCAGAGGGGCCGGACACGCCCATCCAGGTGGTGTTGAG GGTGCGTCCCATGAGCGCGGCCGAGCTGCGGCGAGGGGAACAGAGCGCGTTGCACTGCTCAGGGACCAGGACTCTGCAG gtgaGCCCCCCGGGCGGCGGCCCCGACGTGGCGTTCCGCTTCGGCGCCGTGCTGGACGGGGCGCGCACGCAGGAGGACGTGTTCCGGGCGTGCGGCGTCCGGCGCCTGGGCGAGCTGGCGCTGCGCGG CTTCTCCTGCACTGTCTTCACCTTCGGCCAGACCGGCTCCGGGAAGACCTACACCCTGACCGGGCCTCCTCCCCAG GGAGAGGGGGTGCCTGTCCCCCCCAGCCTGGCTGGCATCATGCAGAGGACCTTCGCCTGGCTGTTAGACCGCGTGCAACACCTGGGTGCCCCTGTCACCCTCCAGGCCTCCTACCTGGAGATCTACAATGAGCAG GTCCGAGACTTGCTGAGCCTGGGGGCTCCCCGGCCCCTCCCCGTTCGCTGGGACAAGACCCGGGGCTTCTATGTGGAGCAGCTGCAGCTGGTGGAGTTTGGGAGTCTGGGGGCCCTGATGGAGCTTCTGGAGATGG GTCTTAGCCGTCGGAGGAGCTCAGCTCACACCCTGAACCAGGCCTCCAGCCGAAGCCACGCACTACTCACACTCTACATCGGCCGCCAAACC GTGCCTCCTGTGGACCCCGGGGAAGCCCCTGTTGGTGGGAAGCTGTGCTTCGTAGACCTGGCGGGCAGTGAGAAGGTGGCGGCCACAGGATCCCGCGGGGAGCTGATGCTTGAGGCCAACAGCATCAACCGCAGCCTGCTGGCCCTGG GTCACTGCATCTCCCTGCTGCTGGACCCACAGCGGAAGCAGAGCCACATCCCCTTCCGGGACAGCAAGCTCACCAAGCTGCTGGCGGACTCGCTGGGGGGGCGCGGGGTCACCCTCATG GTGGCCTGCGTGTCCCCCTCAGCCCAGTGCCTCCCCGAGACTCTCAGCACCCTGAGATACGCAAGCCGAGCCCAGCGGGTCACCACCCGACCACAGGCCCCCAAG TCGCCTGTGGCAAAGCAGCCCCAGCGTTTGGAGATGGAGATATTGCAGCTCCGGGAGGAGAACCGTCGCCTGCGGTCTCAACTGGGCCAAAGGGACCCCAAGA CCTCAGGGCTCAGTGGGAGCCGGGTGGCCTGGGCCCAGCAGAACCTCTACGGGATGCTCCAGGAGTTCATGCTGGAGAATGAGAGGCTCAG GAAAGAAAAGAGCCAGCTGCAGAGTAGCTGGGACCTGGCCCGGGATGAGCAGCGCGTCCTGGCCCAGCAGGTGCACGAGCTGGAGCG GTGCCTCCTGTCTGCCTGCTCCCTTTACCAGCCAGGCCCTGGCACAGCCCCACCGTGTCCCTGTGTGATGGTGCCAGCTCCCTCCTGCCAT GCCCTGCCacccctctgctcctgcccctgcAGCCACCTCTGCCCCCTGTGCAGAGCACCACTGGGCCAGTGGGCCAGCCCACGGAGGGGGCTCCACTTGTCCCAGGTAGGAGGGACCAAGGTGGGGCTAGGGGAGGCTGGGAGCGCTGGAGACCTTGGTGTACGGGATCGGCTCTCTGGGGGGCTCCGGAGCTCCGGCTGCCAGGCTGGGTCATGGGG GAGTCACAGCGACTGGATTCAGACCCGGGTCCTGGCGGACTTGCtgatggaggaggaggtggtaCCCTCTGCACCCCCCCTCCCCATGGTGCCCCCAAACACGTCGCCGGTGCagagag GTGGGGCTGCAGTCCCAAACCTGGCCCGGAGACTGGAGGCCCTCAGAGACCAAATCGGCAGCTCCCTGCGACGGGGCCGGAGCCAGCCGCCCGCCAGTGAGGGCCCACGGAGCCCTAGCCGGGTCCTCCCTCCCTGCTGA
- the KIF12 gene encoding kinesin-like protein KIF12 isoform X9 codes for MEERGSPDGDPARSLEQGPEGPDTPIQVVLRVRPMSAAELRRGEQSALHCSGTRTLQVSPPGGGPDVAFRFGAVLDGARTQEDVFRACGVRRLGELALRGFSCTVFTFGQTGSGKTYTLTGPPPQGEGVPVPPSLAGIMQRTFAWLLDRVQHLGAPVTLQASYLEIYNEQVRDLLSLGAPRPLPVRWDKTRGFYVEQLQLVEFGSLGALMELLEMGLSRRRSSAHTLNQASSRSHALLTLYIGRQTQVPPVDPGEAPVGGKLCFVDLAGSEKVAATGSRGELMLEANSINRSLLALGHCISLLLDPQRKQSHIPFRDSKLTKLLADSLGGRGVTLMVACVSPSAQCLPETLSTLRYASRAQRVTTRPQAPKSPVAKQPQRLEMEILQLREENRRLRSQLGQRDPKTSGLSGSRVAWAQQNLYGMLQEFMLENERLRKEKSQLQSSWDLARDEQRVLAQQVHELERCLLSACSLYQPGPGTAPPCPCVMVPAPSCHPPLPPVQSTTGPVGQPTEGAPLVPGRRDQGGARGGWERWRPWCTGSALWGAPELRLPGWVMGMLGPHAPGSVPLSARPPPCVPPCSPGSAKCQRERSHSDWIQTRVLADLLMEEEVVPSAPPLPMVPPNTSPVQRGGAAVPNLARRLEALRDQIGSSLRRGRSQPPASEGPRSPSRVLPPC; via the exons ATGGAGGAACGCGGGTCCCCCGATGG GGACCCCGCGCGGAGCCTGGAGCAGGGCCCAGAGGGGCCGGACACGCCCATCCAGGTGGTGTTGAG GGTGCGTCCCATGAGCGCGGCCGAGCTGCGGCGAGGGGAACAGAGCGCGTTGCACTGCTCAGGGACCAGGACTCTGCAG gtgaGCCCCCCGGGCGGCGGCCCCGACGTGGCGTTCCGCTTCGGCGCCGTGCTGGACGGGGCGCGCACGCAGGAGGACGTGTTCCGGGCGTGCGGCGTCCGGCGCCTGGGCGAGCTGGCGCTGCGCGG CTTCTCCTGCACTGTCTTCACCTTCGGCCAGACCGGCTCCGGGAAGACCTACACCCTGACCGGGCCTCCTCCCCAG GGAGAGGGGGTGCCTGTCCCCCCCAGCCTGGCTGGCATCATGCAGAGGACCTTCGCCTGGCTGTTAGACCGCGTGCAACACCTGGGTGCCCCTGTCACCCTCCAGGCCTCCTACCTGGAGATCTACAATGAGCAG GTCCGAGACTTGCTGAGCCTGGGGGCTCCCCGGCCCCTCCCCGTTCGCTGGGACAAGACCCGGGGCTTCTATGTGGAGCAGCTGCAGCTGGTGGAGTTTGGGAGTCTGGGGGCCCTGATGGAGCTTCTGGAGATGG GTCTTAGCCGTCGGAGGAGCTCAGCTCACACCCTGAACCAGGCCTCCAGCCGAAGCCACGCACTACTCACACTCTACATCGGCCGCCAAACC CAGGTGCCTCCTGTGGACCCCGGGGAAGCCCCTGTTGGTGGGAAGCTGTGCTTCGTAGACCTGGCGGGCAGTGAGAAGGTGGCGGCCACAGGATCCCGCGGGGAGCTGATGCTTGAGGCCAACAGCATCAACCGCAGCCTGCTGGCCCTGG GTCACTGCATCTCCCTGCTGCTGGACCCACAGCGGAAGCAGAGCCACATCCCCTTCCGGGACAGCAAGCTCACCAAGCTGCTGGCGGACTCGCTGGGGGGGCGCGGGGTCACCCTCATG GTGGCCTGCGTGTCCCCCTCAGCCCAGTGCCTCCCCGAGACTCTCAGCACCCTGAGATACGCAAGCCGAGCCCAGCGGGTCACCACCCGACCACAGGCCCCCAAG TCGCCTGTGGCAAAGCAGCCCCAGCGTTTGGAGATGGAGATATTGCAGCTCCGGGAGGAGAACCGTCGCCTGCGGTCTCAACTGGGCCAAAGGGACCCCAAGA CCTCAGGGCTCAGTGGGAGCCGGGTGGCCTGGGCCCAGCAGAACCTCTACGGGATGCTCCAGGAGTTCATGCTGGAGAATGAGAGGCTCAG GAAAGAAAAGAGCCAGCTGCAGAGTAGCTGGGACCTGGCCCGGGATGAGCAGCGCGTCCTGGCCCAGCAGGTGCACGAGCTGGAGCG GTGCCTCCTGTCTGCCTGCTCCCTTTACCAGCCAGGCCCTGGCACAGCCCCACCGTGTCCCTGTGTGATGGTGCCAGCTCCCTCCTGCCAT CCACCTCTGCCCCCTGTGCAGAGCACCACTGGGCCAGTGGGCCAGCCCACGGAGGGGGCTCCACTTGTCCCAGGTAGGAGGGACCAAGGTGGGGCTAGGGGAGGCTGGGAGCGCTGGAGACCTTGGTGTACGGGATCGGCTCTCTGGGGGGCTCCGGAGCTCCGGCTGCCAGGCTGGGTCATGGGG ATGCTTGGCCCTCATGCCCCAGGCAGCGTGCCCCTGTCTGCCCGGCCCCCGCCCTGCGTGCCCCcctgcagccctggctctgccaaaTGCCAAAGAGAGAG GAGTCACAGCGACTGGATTCAGACCCGGGTCCTGGCGGACTTGCtgatggaggaggaggtggtaCCCTCTGCACCCCCCCTCCCCATGGTGCCCCCAAACACGTCGCCGGTGCagagag GTGGGGCTGCAGTCCCAAACCTGGCCCGGAGACTGGAGGCCCTCAGAGACCAAATCGGCAGCTCCCTGCGACGGGGCCGGAGCCAGCCGCCCGCCAGTGAGGGCCCACGGAGCCCTAGCCGGGTCCTCCCTCCCTGCTGA
- the KIF12 gene encoding kinesin-like protein KIF12 isoform X6: MEVIVLTVRIKGEVLRGEGVPVPPSLAGIMQRTFAWLLDRVQHLGAPVTLQASYLEIYNEQVRDLLSLGAPRPLPVRWDKTRGFYVEQLQLVEFGSLGALMELLEMGLSRRRSSAHTLNQASSRSHALLTLYIGRQTVPPVDPGEAPVGGKLCFVDLAGSEKVAATGSRGELMLEANSINRSLLALGHCISLLLDPQRKQSHIPFRDSKLTKLLADSLGGRGVTLMVACVSPSAQCLPETLSTLRYASRAQRVTTRPQAPKSPVAKQPQRLEMEILQLREENRRLRSQLGQRDPKTSGLSGSRVAWAQQNLYGMLQEFMLENERLRKEKSQLQSSWDLARDEQRVLAQQVHELERCLLSACSLYQPGPGTAPPCPCVMVPAPSCHALPPLCSCPCSHLCPLCRAPLGQWASPRRGLHLSQMLGPHAPGSVPLSARPPPCVPPCSPGSAKCQRERSHSDWIQTRVLADLLMEEEVVPSAPPLPMVPPNTSPVQRGGAAVPNLARRLEALRDQIGSSLRRGRSQPPASEGPRSPSRVLPPC; this comes from the exons atggaggtgattGTACTGACGGTGAGAATTAAGGGAGAGGTTCTAAGG GGAGAGGGGGTGCCTGTCCCCCCCAGCCTGGCTGGCATCATGCAGAGGACCTTCGCCTGGCTGTTAGACCGCGTGCAACACCTGGGTGCCCCTGTCACCCTCCAGGCCTCCTACCTGGAGATCTACAATGAGCAG GTCCGAGACTTGCTGAGCCTGGGGGCTCCCCGGCCCCTCCCCGTTCGCTGGGACAAGACCCGGGGCTTCTATGTGGAGCAGCTGCAGCTGGTGGAGTTTGGGAGTCTGGGGGCCCTGATGGAGCTTCTGGAGATGG GTCTTAGCCGTCGGAGGAGCTCAGCTCACACCCTGAACCAGGCCTCCAGCCGAAGCCACGCACTACTCACACTCTACATCGGCCGCCAAACC GTGCCTCCTGTGGACCCCGGGGAAGCCCCTGTTGGTGGGAAGCTGTGCTTCGTAGACCTGGCGGGCAGTGAGAAGGTGGCGGCCACAGGATCCCGCGGGGAGCTGATGCTTGAGGCCAACAGCATCAACCGCAGCCTGCTGGCCCTGG GTCACTGCATCTCCCTGCTGCTGGACCCACAGCGGAAGCAGAGCCACATCCCCTTCCGGGACAGCAAGCTCACCAAGCTGCTGGCGGACTCGCTGGGGGGGCGCGGGGTCACCCTCATG GTGGCCTGCGTGTCCCCCTCAGCCCAGTGCCTCCCCGAGACTCTCAGCACCCTGAGATACGCAAGCCGAGCCCAGCGGGTCACCACCCGACCACAGGCCCCCAAG TCGCCTGTGGCAAAGCAGCCCCAGCGTTTGGAGATGGAGATATTGCAGCTCCGGGAGGAGAACCGTCGCCTGCGGTCTCAACTGGGCCAAAGGGACCCCAAGA CCTCAGGGCTCAGTGGGAGCCGGGTGGCCTGGGCCCAGCAGAACCTCTACGGGATGCTCCAGGAGTTCATGCTGGAGAATGAGAGGCTCAG GAAAGAAAAGAGCCAGCTGCAGAGTAGCTGGGACCTGGCCCGGGATGAGCAGCGCGTCCTGGCCCAGCAGGTGCACGAGCTGGAGCG GTGCCTCCTGTCTGCCTGCTCCCTTTACCAGCCAGGCCCTGGCACAGCCCCACCGTGTCCCTGTGTGATGGTGCCAGCTCCCTCCTGCCAT GCCCTGCCacccctctgctcctgcccctgcAGCCACCTCTGCCCCCTGTGCAGAGCACCACTGGGCCAGTGGGCCAGCCCACGGAGGGGGCTCCACTTGTCCCAG ATGCTTGGCCCTCATGCCCCAGGCAGCGTGCCCCTGTCTGCCCGGCCCCCGCCCTGCGTGCCCCcctgcagccctggctctgccaaaTGCCAAAGAGAGAG GAGTCACAGCGACTGGATTCAGACCCGGGTCCTGGCGGACTTGCtgatggaggaggaggtggtaCCCTCTGCACCCCCCCTCCCCATGGTGCCCCCAAACACGTCGCCGGTGCagagag GTGGGGCTGCAGTCCCAAACCTGGCCCGGAGACTGGAGGCCCTCAGAGACCAAATCGGCAGCTCCCTGCGACGGGGCCGGAGCCAGCCGCCCGCCAGTGAGGGCCCACGGAGCCCTAGCCGGGTCCTCCCTCCCTGCTGA
- the KIF12 gene encoding kinesin-like protein KIF12 isoform X10, with the protein MEERGSPDGDPARSLEQGPEGPDTPIQVVLRVRPMSAAELRRGEQSALHCSGTRTLQVSPPGGGPDVAFRFGAVLDGARTQEDVFRACGVRRLGELALRGFSCTVFTFGQTGSGKTYTLTGPPPQGEGVPVPPSLAGIMQRTFAWLLDRVQHLGAPVTLQASYLEIYNEQVRDLLSLGAPRPLPVRWDKTRGFYVEQLQLVEFGSLGALMELLEMGLSRRRSSAHTLNQASSRSHALLTLYIGRQTVPPVDPGEAPVGGKLCFVDLAGSEKVAATGSRGELMLEANSINRSLLALGHCISLLLDPQRKQSHIPFRDSKLTKLLADSLGGRGVTLMVACVSPSAQCLPETLSTLRYASRAQRVTTRPQAPKSPVAKQPQRLEMEILQLREENRRLRSQLGQRDPKTSGLSGSRVAWAQQNLYGMLQEFMLENERLRKEKSQLQSSWDLARDEQRVLAQQVHELERCLLSACSLYQPGPGTAPPCPCVMVPAPSCHPPLPPVQSTTGPVGQPTEGAPLVPGRRDQGGARGGWERWRPWCTGSALWGAPELRLPGWVMGMLGPHAPGSVPLSARPPPCVPPCSPGSAKCQRERSHSDWIQTRVLADLLMEEEVVPSAPPLPMVPPNTSPVQRGGAAVPNLARRLEALRDQIGSSLRRGRSQPPASEGPRSPSRVLPPC; encoded by the exons ATGGAGGAACGCGGGTCCCCCGATGG GGACCCCGCGCGGAGCCTGGAGCAGGGCCCAGAGGGGCCGGACACGCCCATCCAGGTGGTGTTGAG GGTGCGTCCCATGAGCGCGGCCGAGCTGCGGCGAGGGGAACAGAGCGCGTTGCACTGCTCAGGGACCAGGACTCTGCAG gtgaGCCCCCCGGGCGGCGGCCCCGACGTGGCGTTCCGCTTCGGCGCCGTGCTGGACGGGGCGCGCACGCAGGAGGACGTGTTCCGGGCGTGCGGCGTCCGGCGCCTGGGCGAGCTGGCGCTGCGCGG CTTCTCCTGCACTGTCTTCACCTTCGGCCAGACCGGCTCCGGGAAGACCTACACCCTGACCGGGCCTCCTCCCCAG GGAGAGGGGGTGCCTGTCCCCCCCAGCCTGGCTGGCATCATGCAGAGGACCTTCGCCTGGCTGTTAGACCGCGTGCAACACCTGGGTGCCCCTGTCACCCTCCAGGCCTCCTACCTGGAGATCTACAATGAGCAG GTCCGAGACTTGCTGAGCCTGGGGGCTCCCCGGCCCCTCCCCGTTCGCTGGGACAAGACCCGGGGCTTCTATGTGGAGCAGCTGCAGCTGGTGGAGTTTGGGAGTCTGGGGGCCCTGATGGAGCTTCTGGAGATGG GTCTTAGCCGTCGGAGGAGCTCAGCTCACACCCTGAACCAGGCCTCCAGCCGAAGCCACGCACTACTCACACTCTACATCGGCCGCCAAACC GTGCCTCCTGTGGACCCCGGGGAAGCCCCTGTTGGTGGGAAGCTGTGCTTCGTAGACCTGGCGGGCAGTGAGAAGGTGGCGGCCACAGGATCCCGCGGGGAGCTGATGCTTGAGGCCAACAGCATCAACCGCAGCCTGCTGGCCCTGG GTCACTGCATCTCCCTGCTGCTGGACCCACAGCGGAAGCAGAGCCACATCCCCTTCCGGGACAGCAAGCTCACCAAGCTGCTGGCGGACTCGCTGGGGGGGCGCGGGGTCACCCTCATG GTGGCCTGCGTGTCCCCCTCAGCCCAGTGCCTCCCCGAGACTCTCAGCACCCTGAGATACGCAAGCCGAGCCCAGCGGGTCACCACCCGACCACAGGCCCCCAAG TCGCCTGTGGCAAAGCAGCCCCAGCGTTTGGAGATGGAGATATTGCAGCTCCGGGAGGAGAACCGTCGCCTGCGGTCTCAACTGGGCCAAAGGGACCCCAAGA CCTCAGGGCTCAGTGGGAGCCGGGTGGCCTGGGCCCAGCAGAACCTCTACGGGATGCTCCAGGAGTTCATGCTGGAGAATGAGAGGCTCAG GAAAGAAAAGAGCCAGCTGCAGAGTAGCTGGGACCTGGCCCGGGATGAGCAGCGCGTCCTGGCCCAGCAGGTGCACGAGCTGGAGCG GTGCCTCCTGTCTGCCTGCTCCCTTTACCAGCCAGGCCCTGGCACAGCCCCACCGTGTCCCTGTGTGATGGTGCCAGCTCCCTCCTGCCAT CCACCTCTGCCCCCTGTGCAGAGCACCACTGGGCCAGTGGGCCAGCCCACGGAGGGGGCTCCACTTGTCCCAGGTAGGAGGGACCAAGGTGGGGCTAGGGGAGGCTGGGAGCGCTGGAGACCTTGGTGTACGGGATCGGCTCTCTGGGGGGCTCCGGAGCTCCGGCTGCCAGGCTGGGTCATGGGG ATGCTTGGCCCTCATGCCCCAGGCAGCGTGCCCCTGTCTGCCCGGCCCCCGCCCTGCGTGCCCCcctgcagccctggctctgccaaaTGCCAAAGAGAGAG GAGTCACAGCGACTGGATTCAGACCCGGGTCCTGGCGGACTTGCtgatggaggaggaggtggtaCCCTCTGCACCCCCCCTCCCCATGGTGCCCCCAAACACGTCGCCGGTGCagagag GTGGGGCTGCAGTCCCAAACCTGGCCCGGAGACTGGAGGCCCTCAGAGACCAAATCGGCAGCTCCCTGCGACGGGGCCGGAGCCAGCCGCCCGCCAGTGAGGGCCCACGGAGCCCTAGCCGGGTCCTCCCTCCCTGCTGA
- the KIF12 gene encoding kinesin-like protein KIF12 isoform X4, giving the protein MEVIVLTVRIKGEVLRGEGVPVPPSLAGIMQRTFAWLLDRVQHLGAPVTLQASYLEIYNEQVRDLLSLGAPRPLPVRWDKTRGFYVEQLQLVEFGSLGALMELLEMGLSRRRSSAHTLNQASSRSHALLTLYIGRQTVPPVDPGEAPVGGKLCFVDLAGSEKVAATGSRGELMLEANSINRSLLALGHCISLLLDPQRKQSHIPFRDSKLTKLLADSLGGRGVTLMVACVSPSAQCLPETLSTLRYASRAQRVTTRPQAPKSPVAKQPQRLEMEILQLREENRRLRSQLGQRDPKTSGLSGSRVAWAQQNLYGMLQEFMLENERLRKEKSQLQSSWDLARDEQRVLAQQVHELERCLLSACSLYQPGPGTAPPCPCVMVPAPSCHALPPLCSCPCSHLCPLCRAPLGQWASPRRGLHLSQVGGTKVGLGEAGSAGDLGVRDRLSGGLRSSGCQAGSWGSHSDWIQTRVLADLLMEEEVVPSAPPLPMVPPNTSPVQRGGAAVPNLARRLEALRDQIGSSLRRGRSQPPASEGPRSPSRVLPPC; this is encoded by the exons atggaggtgattGTACTGACGGTGAGAATTAAGGGAGAGGTTCTAAGG GGAGAGGGGGTGCCTGTCCCCCCCAGCCTGGCTGGCATCATGCAGAGGACCTTCGCCTGGCTGTTAGACCGCGTGCAACACCTGGGTGCCCCTGTCACCCTCCAGGCCTCCTACCTGGAGATCTACAATGAGCAG GTCCGAGACTTGCTGAGCCTGGGGGCTCCCCGGCCCCTCCCCGTTCGCTGGGACAAGACCCGGGGCTTCTATGTGGAGCAGCTGCAGCTGGTGGAGTTTGGGAGTCTGGGGGCCCTGATGGAGCTTCTGGAGATGG GTCTTAGCCGTCGGAGGAGCTCAGCTCACACCCTGAACCAGGCCTCCAGCCGAAGCCACGCACTACTCACACTCTACATCGGCCGCCAAACC GTGCCTCCTGTGGACCCCGGGGAAGCCCCTGTTGGTGGGAAGCTGTGCTTCGTAGACCTGGCGGGCAGTGAGAAGGTGGCGGCCACAGGATCCCGCGGGGAGCTGATGCTTGAGGCCAACAGCATCAACCGCAGCCTGCTGGCCCTGG GTCACTGCATCTCCCTGCTGCTGGACCCACAGCGGAAGCAGAGCCACATCCCCTTCCGGGACAGCAAGCTCACCAAGCTGCTGGCGGACTCGCTGGGGGGGCGCGGGGTCACCCTCATG GTGGCCTGCGTGTCCCCCTCAGCCCAGTGCCTCCCCGAGACTCTCAGCACCCTGAGATACGCAAGCCGAGCCCAGCGGGTCACCACCCGACCACAGGCCCCCAAG TCGCCTGTGGCAAAGCAGCCCCAGCGTTTGGAGATGGAGATATTGCAGCTCCGGGAGGAGAACCGTCGCCTGCGGTCTCAACTGGGCCAAAGGGACCCCAAGA CCTCAGGGCTCAGTGGGAGCCGGGTGGCCTGGGCCCAGCAGAACCTCTACGGGATGCTCCAGGAGTTCATGCTGGAGAATGAGAGGCTCAG GAAAGAAAAGAGCCAGCTGCAGAGTAGCTGGGACCTGGCCCGGGATGAGCAGCGCGTCCTGGCCCAGCAGGTGCACGAGCTGGAGCG GTGCCTCCTGTCTGCCTGCTCCCTTTACCAGCCAGGCCCTGGCACAGCCCCACCGTGTCCCTGTGTGATGGTGCCAGCTCCCTCCTGCCAT GCCCTGCCacccctctgctcctgcccctgcAGCCACCTCTGCCCCCTGTGCAGAGCACCACTGGGCCAGTGGGCCAGCCCACGGAGGGGGCTCCACTTGTCCCAGGTAGGAGGGACCAAGGTGGGGCTAGGGGAGGCTGGGAGCGCTGGAGACCTTGGTGTACGGGATCGGCTCTCTGGGGGGCTCCGGAGCTCCGGCTGCCAGGCTGGGTCATGGGG GAGTCACAGCGACTGGATTCAGACCCGGGTCCTGGCGGACTTGCtgatggaggaggaggtggtaCCCTCTGCACCCCCCCTCCCCATGGTGCCCCCAAACACGTCGCCGGTGCagagag GTGGGGCTGCAGTCCCAAACCTGGCCCGGAGACTGGAGGCCCTCAGAGACCAAATCGGCAGCTCCCTGCGACGGGGCCGGAGCCAGCCGCCCGCCAGTGAGGGCCCACGGAGCCCTAGCCGGGTCCTCCCTCCCTGCTGA